A segment of the Tautonia rosea genome:
TGCACCTTTCCGGTTTAGCCCATCATTCGCGTCAGTTCAAGAAATTAATTTGGAGGATTTGCGGATTCTGGGACGATTTTGCGGCCGGGTATTCCGAGCAAACTCAACTAATGAGCAGGGAAACCGCGCTTCCCGAGACGTGCGGTGTGGTCGTTGGTCCAAATCCGATAGGCGCAAAAAAAAACCCGGTCCCCCCCGAGGGGACCGGGCATAGCCAGGGAGAACGACGCTTGCTCGTGACTTCGTCGGTCTGGATCGAACAGAGGGCCGAGACCCTTTGTGTCCGAAAGGACGCGGTCAGAGGCGAGCAATTCAGTGCCGAAGCACCCCAGATGCCAGGACGGCCCGAAATACGCGATTCGAGGTAGGTGAAGTGGACGGATCTTTTTCTGCAATCAAATGTTAAGATTCCAGGAAAAAATTCGGGTATGGTCAATGTCTTAGACTCCCTGCCCGATTCTTCGGCGGTCGTGCTTGCCTGATCGGCAGAAGCCGGAGGGCCCGACGCCGATCCGGGTCGATTGCCTGGCCCGCGGCCGCTAGAATGGGGAACCGAAAACGCAAAGCGGTGGGACGCACCAATGCACCATTGATGCAACCGAACCCGTTGGGGTGGATACGGCTGATGACGACCAAGGTGTTTGTGCTCGGGCTCGACGGGGCGACCTGGGACATTCTCGGGCCGCTGGCCGATGCCGGCGCGCTGCCGAACCTGGCGAGGTTGCGGCAAGAGGGGGCCTCGGGCACCCTGCGGTCGATCTTCCCCCCTCTGAGCCCGGTCGCCTGGACCGGGGTGATGACTGGGAAAAACCCGGGCAAGCATGGCGTCTTCGAGTTCCTCGAATTCGAGCACAACCCGCTCGGCGGCCGGGTGAACACGTCGCGGTCGATCCGGTCGGAATTGCTCTGGGAGATCGCCGGCCGTTTCGGCAAGCGGACGATCGCCGGGGCCGTGCCGATGAGCTACCCCCCGCGCCCGAGTCCTGACGGCTTCTTCCTCGGCGACTTCCTCAGCCCGCCGAACGCCAGGGACTTCTCGACCGACCCCGCTCTCTTTGCCGAGCTGGAAACGGCCCTTGGCGAAGCGTACCGACCCTGGGACACCTCCGTCCACGACGGCGGCAATGAGGCCCAGGCGCTCGCCTCCTTAACCGACTTCCTCGACCACCACCTCCGCGCTGTTCGGTTCCTGATGGACGCCCGACCTTGGGACCTGTTCGTCTACGACCTGATGGCCACCGACCGCATCCAGCACGAACTCTGGCACGCCTGGGACCCCTCCCACCGACTGGCCAAAGGACGGCGCGACCTGGCGAAGGTCCGCGACGGCTTCATCGCCTTCTGGTCGAAGCTCGACGCCGGAATCGGTGAGATCGAGGCCGCCTTGCCTGCCGATGCAACGTTGATCTTGATGAGTGACCACGGCTTCGGCCCCGTCGAGCACTTCGTCAATTTCAACGTCTGGCTCCTGGAGAAAGGGTTCATTCAACTGATCAACACCCCTTATGTGATGCAGAAGTACTGGTGCTACAAGCGAGGGGTGACGCCGGAGTGGATCTATAACATCATGGCCCGCTTCGGCCAGGCGAAGCACCGGGTCAGCCGGTTCGGCGGCAGCCAGGACAACGGGCTCGACCGCCTGGCCGAGTCGGTCTTCCTTTCACGTCGTCATATCGACTGGTCAAAAACCAAGGCATACGCTCAGGGGAACTTCGGCCAGATTTTCCTCAACCGGATCGGCCGCCAGCCGAGCGGGTGCGTGGCCGAGGCCGACGTCCGCCCGATCCTCGACGACCTGAAGGCCGAGTTAGCCGAGTTGACCCATCCCGAAACCGGTGATCCGCTGGTCGATCGCGTCTACGAGGCCGACGAACTCTACAACGGCCCGATGAGCCGCCTCGCCCCCGACCTGACCGTCGTCCTGGCTGACTGGCGCTACCGGACGATCGGCCTGCACGACTTCACGACCCACAAGGTGATCTCCCCCGCCTTCGGCCCGACCGGCGACCACCGGATGGAAGGAGTCTTCGTCGCCAATGGCCCCGGCATTCAGCCCGGCGCCTCGCTGAGCGACTCCGCCACCCTGCTCGACATCGCCCCGACCGTCCTGCACTTGCTCGGCGTCCCAAGCCCCGACGACCTCGACGGTCGCCCCCTCACCGAGGTCCTCGACCCGTCCTTCCAGCCCGATCGCGCCACCCAGCTCGCCCCCTCCTCCTCCAACGGCGACGGCTCCCCATCCGCCAGCCTCGACGAGGAAGACGACGAGGCCGTCAAGCAGCGTTTGGCGGACCTCGGGTATCTCTGATCGCTGGATCTGGGTCGGATCGTGGCGGCTGATCGGGCGGCAGACGCCCCGCAGATTCCTTGTAACCAGGTGTTCCAGCCAATTGACAACGGCGAACAACAGGGTAAACTGGACGTTTTGCCGCATCGTATCGACTCTCTGGGACGCGCTGCAAAGGTGAACCCAGGGTTCTGATGTGGATATGGATCATCCCGAGGAGCACCCTTGAAGGACCGACGTGTCGGCCTTGAAGGGGTCGGGGACGCCCGAGGATCGCCAGGACGACCGAAGACCTATGCCCACGATCAATCAGCTCGTCCGCAAGCCGCGGAAGCAGCAGTATACAAAGACCAAGTCGCCGGTGCTGGAGGCCAACCCGTTCAAGCGGGGGGTTTGCCTGCAGGTCAAGACGATGACGCCGAAGAAGCCGAACTCGGCCCTGCGGAAGGTCGCCCGCGTGCGGCTGTCCAACGGCAAGGAAATCACGGCCTACATCGGCGGCGAAGGCCATAACCTGCAGGAGCACTCGATCGTGCTCGTCCGCGGGGGCCGGGTCCGCGACCTGCCGGGCGTCCGGTACCACATCGTCCGCGGCGTGCTCGACTCGCTCGGCGTGGCCGACCGCAAGCAGGCCCGCTCGAAGTACGGTGCCAAGGCCAAGGCCGCCCCGGCCGCCAAGGGCGCCCGCAAGAAGTAATCGCCAGCCTTCGGCGATGGACCGACCGACCAAGGGGCGCTGGCCAAAGTGCCCCAGCCAGGCCAAGCCCGACGGGTGCTCCTCGACGTCCCTCGCGGTCCGGCTGGCCGACCTGGCTCAAGACTCGATCGCCTTCCGGCCTTTCCGGCGAGCTTCGGTCTTACGATGTCGCCCCTGGCCCTCGCCCGGTGATGCTCCTGTCGCCTGCCTCGACTTCAACCGGATTTCTCTGGCCCCTCGCATTCACGGAACCGATCCGACCATGGCCCGCAAGTTCACCGCCAGCAAGTCGCAGCTCCGCCCCGACCCGAGGTTTGGGTCGAAGCTGGCCAGCAAATTCATCAACTGCCTGATGTACGACGGCAAGAAGAGCGTCGCTCAGCGCGTCTTCTACGATGCCACCGACCTGATCCAGAAGCGCCTGCCGGACATCGACCCACTGGAAGTCTTCGTCCGGGCGGTCGAGAACGTGATGCCGGTCATCGAGGTCCGCTCGAAGCGCGTTGGCGGTGCCACCTATCAGGTGCCGATGCAGGTCAAGAAGAACCGCCAGCAGACCCTGGCGATTCGCTGGATCCTGATGGCCGCCCGCGAAAAGAAAGGGCGACCGACCCACGTCAAGCTCGCCGACGAGCTGATCGCCGCCTTCAACCGCGAAGGCGCCGCCATGAGCCGTCGCGAGAACGTCCACCGCATGGCCGACGCCAACAAGGCCTTCGCCCACTTCGCCTGGTAATCTCAAGCGCTTCCTGATCGTTGCATCTCGGGCTTCGGGACTCCTTCGTTTTGACGAGGGAGTCTCCT
Coding sequences within it:
- the rpsL gene encoding 30S ribosomal protein S12; this translates as MPTINQLVRKPRKQQYTKTKSPVLEANPFKRGVCLQVKTMTPKKPNSALRKVARVRLSNGKEITAYIGGEGHNLQEHSIVLVRGGRVRDLPGVRYHIVRGVLDSLGVADRKQARSKYGAKAKAAPAAKGARKK
- a CDS encoding alkaline phosphatase family protein; translated protein: MTTKVFVLGLDGATWDILGPLADAGALPNLARLRQEGASGTLRSIFPPLSPVAWTGVMTGKNPGKHGVFEFLEFEHNPLGGRVNTSRSIRSELLWEIAGRFGKRTIAGAVPMSYPPRPSPDGFFLGDFLSPPNARDFSTDPALFAELETALGEAYRPWDTSVHDGGNEAQALASLTDFLDHHLRAVRFLMDARPWDLFVYDLMATDRIQHELWHAWDPSHRLAKGRRDLAKVRDGFIAFWSKLDAGIGEIEAALPADATLILMSDHGFGPVEHFVNFNVWLLEKGFIQLINTPYVMQKYWCYKRGVTPEWIYNIMARFGQAKHRVSRFGGSQDNGLDRLAESVFLSRRHIDWSKTKAYAQGNFGQIFLNRIGRQPSGCVAEADVRPILDDLKAELAELTHPETGDPLVDRVYEADELYNGPMSRLAPDLTVVLADWRYRTIGLHDFTTHKVISPAFGPTGDHRMEGVFVANGPGIQPGASLSDSATLLDIAPTVLHLLGVPSPDDLDGRPLTEVLDPSFQPDRATQLAPSSSNGDGSPSASLDEEDDEAVKQRLADLGYL
- the rpsG gene encoding 30S ribosomal protein S7; amino-acid sequence: MARKFTASKSQLRPDPRFGSKLASKFINCLMYDGKKSVAQRVFYDATDLIQKRLPDIDPLEVFVRAVENVMPVIEVRSKRVGGATYQVPMQVKKNRQQTLAIRWILMAAREKKGRPTHVKLADELIAAFNREGAAMSRRENVHRMADANKAFAHFAW